A region from the Medicago truncatula cultivar Jemalong A17 chromosome 6, MtrunA17r5.0-ANR, whole genome shotgun sequence genome encodes:
- the LOC11418357 gene encoding probable carboxylesterase 18 gives MSDSTPLLPWKARATISLLSLLFDASSRSNGTVNRRLFNFFSLNASPNSTPVNGVSTKDITVNTENNVWFRLFTPTVAGEVAGEVTGDGGATKTTSLPVIIYFHGGGFSFLSPSSIYHDALCRRLCREVFAVVVSVNYRLTPEHRYPSQYDDGEAVLKFLEENKTVLPENADVSKCFLAGDSSGANLAHHLTVRVCKAGLREIRIIGLVSIQPFFGGEERTEAEIKLDGSPLVSMARTDWWWKVFLPEGSNRDHGAVNVSGPNAEDLSGLDFPETIVFIGGFDPLNDWQKRYYNWLKKCGKKAELIEYPNMVHVFYIFPDLPESTQLIMQVKDFISKVSNSRL, from the coding sequence ATGTCAGACTCAACACCTCTTCTTCCTTGGAAAGCTAGAGCTACCATTTCACTTCTTTCACTTTTATTCGACGCTTCTTCTCGCTCTAACGGCACCGTCAACCGCCGTCTCTTTAACTTCTTCAGTCTCAATGCCTCACCTAACTCCACTCCCGTTAACGGCGTTTCCACCAAAGACATTACCGTTAACACCGAAAATAACGTTTGGTTTCGTCTCTTCACTCCCACCGTCGCCGGAGAAGTTGCCGGAGAGGTTACTGGAGATGGTGGTGCCACTAAAACAACCTCCCTTCCTGTCATCATTTACTTCCACGGTGGTGGCTTCAGTTTTCTTTCCCCCTCCTCAATCTATCACGATGCTTTATGCCGTAGACTCTGCAGGGAAGTTTTCGCTGTTGTCGTCTCTGTCAACTACCGCCTTACACCGGAGCATAGATATCCGTCGCAATATGATGATGGAGAGGCTGTGCTGAAATTTTTGGAAGAGAATAAAACGGTTTTACCGGAAAATGCTGACGTGTCAAAATGTTTCCTTGCCGGAGACAGTTCTGGTGCAAATTTAGCACACCATCTTACAGTTAGGGTTTGTAAAGCAGGGCTCCGGGAAATCCGGATTATCGGGTTGGTATCGATTCAGCCGTTTTTTGGCGGGGAGGAGAGGACTGAGGCGGAGATTAAACTTGATGGATCGCCGTTGGTGTCTATGGCAAGGACGGATTGGTGGTGGAAGGTGTTTTTACCGGAGGGATCAAACCGGGATCATGGCGCCGTTAATGTAAGCGGGCCGAATGCGGAGGATTTATCGGGTTTGGATTTTCCGGAGACGATTGTTTTTATTGGTGggtttgatcctttaaatgaTTGGCAAAAGAGGTATTATAATTGGTTGAAAAAATGTGGAAAAAAAGCTGAGTTGATTGAATACCCAAACATGGttcatgttttttatatttttcctgATTTGCCTGAATCTACTCAATTGATTATGCAAGTCAAGGATTTCATCAGCAAAGTGTCCAATtctagattatga